The following are encoded together in the Hypnocyclicus thermotrophus genome:
- a CDS encoding sensor domain-containing diguanylate cyclase produces MNKKKELQINIISFLLVIIIITASYVIVREKVYKEIKNKNVINFLEITKRQDKEISHKLEKTLYAVEIISKNNELINYLKETKERRDILRTEYNSILKTLLELEKIDDEVYLVWLANDSANFYIDSNGTISDKNYDVKKRPWYSFAQTSNKAVFTTPYKEYTTKKIGMTAVKAIRKNDQIIGYIGADILIDSFENDLKNYVIGIHGFNFLLYNNEIILKSKKNINFNKNIINELNKKDYLEYFIDGNNFIFIKQKTNIDKLDIIQAMSLDEVMQSSEIKIKEIGAIFITTTILIVFIYLILILQYILSNKKIKNEALTDYLTKTFNRKGFLEETAKRIVEYQKENTFIACCTIDIDNFKSVNDTFGHDIGDKALIIVTNIIKEFLKNEDILSRYGGDEFVAIFFDKKKEYIMDKLEKIRQKIMSTYITADEEILKITLSIGVAFLEKDDNIERLIKKSDEALYKAKEEGKNKIVEYKK; encoded by the coding sequence ATGAATAAAAAAAAGGAGTTACAAATAAATATTATTAGTTTTTTATTAGTCATAATAATAATAACTGCTTCATATGTTATTGTAAGAGAAAAAGTATATAAAGAGATAAAAAATAAAAATGTGATTAATTTTTTAGAAATAACGAAAAGACAGGATAAAGAAATATCGCATAAACTTGAAAAAACACTTTATGCAGTAGAAATAATTTCTAAAAATAATGAATTAATAAATTATTTAAAAGAAACTAAAGAAAGAAGAGATATTTTAAGAACTGAATATAATAGTATTTTAAAAACATTATTAGAATTAGAAAAAATAGATGATGAAGTTTATCTTGTGTGGTTGGCAAATGATAGCGCAAATTTTTATATTGATAGTAATGGAACTATAAGTGATAAAAATTATGATGTGAAAAAACGTCCGTGGTATAGTTTTGCACAAACTAGTAATAAAGCTGTTTTTACCACTCCATATAAAGAGTACACTACAAAAAAAATTGGAATGACAGCAGTTAAAGCTATAAGAAAAAATGATCAAATAATTGGATATATTGGAGCAGATATATTGATAGATAGTTTTGAAAATGATTTAAAAAATTATGTGATTGGTATTCATGGATTTAATTTTTTACTATATAATAATGAAATAATATTAAAAAGCAAAAAAAATATTAATTTTAATAAAAATATAATAAACGAATTGAATAAAAAAGATTATTTAGAATATTTTATAGATGGAAATAATTTTATTTTTATTAAGCAAAAAACAAATATAGATAAATTAGATATTATTCAAGCTATGTCATTAGATGAAGTTATGCAAAGTAGTGAAATCAAAATAAAAGAAATAGGGGCTATTTTTATAACAACAACTATTTTGATTGTATTTATTTACTTGATATTAATTTTGCAATATATATTAAGTAATAAAAAAATTAAAAATGAAGCATTAACAGATTATTTAACAAAAACATTTAATAGAAAAGGTTTTTTAGAAGAAACTGCTAAAAGAATAGTAGAATATCAAAAAGAAAATACTTTTATTGCTTGTTGCACTATAGATATAGATAATTTTAAATCAGTTAATGATACGTTTGGTCATGATATAGGAGACAAAGCTTTAATTATAGTAACTAATATAATTAAAGAATTTTTAAAAAATGAAGATATTTTATCAAGATATGGAGGAGATGAATTTGTAGCCATATTTTTTGATAAGAAAAAAGAATATATAATGGATAAATTAGAAAAGATTCGTCAAAAAATTATGTCAACATATATTACAGCAGATGAAGAAATATTAAAAATAACACTTAGTATAGGAGTAGCTTTTCTTGAAAAGGATGATAATATAGAAAGATTAATAAAAAAATCTGATGAAGCCCTTTATAAAGCAAAAGAAGAGGGAAAAAATAAAATTGTAGAATATAAAAAATAA
- the uvrA gene encoding excinuclease ABC subunit UvrA — protein MSDKIIIKGAREHNLKNINIEIPKNQFVVITGVSGSGKSSLAFDTIYSEGQRRYVESLSAYARQFIGQMQKPDIDSIEGLSPAISIEQKTTNKNPRSTVGTITEIYDYMRLLWAHIGEPHCPICGKGVKGQSVQEIVDTIIETNNEKDKMIILAPIIKDKKGTHKNLFLNLLKKGYVRARVNNEILYLEDSIELDKNKKHNIEVVIDRIILKKDDKEFLQRLTNAIETAVELAEGNVIANINGTDIFFSENFTCPDHNISFPEINPRLFSFNAPYGACPECNGLGKKLEVNEDYLIIDENLSLNEGAVYIPGANSKKGYVWNVFYSMTLAFNIDLNKPFKDLTKREKDIIFYGTKEKKFKVNYVGENFSYNGMKSFEGIVKNIERRYYETTSEAIKEEIENKYMIERVCKKCNGKRLKDEVLSIHINNKNIMDVSFISIRESLKFFKEIKLTQKQKQIAKEILKEIKERLNFLVNVGLDYLMLARETKTLSGGESQRIRLATQIGSGLTGVIYVLDEPSIGLHQRDNDKLLGTLNRLKKLGNTLIVVEHDEDTMLQADYIIDMGPHAGKYGGNIVAKGTPEEIMNNESSKTGKYLKGENIIKVPEKRREPLGYIELKGAKGNNLKNINVKIPLGVMTLVTGVSGSGKSSLINQTLYPILFNKLNKGKLYPLEYKEIIGIEHLNKIIDIDQSPIGRTPRSNTATYTKIFDEIRDIFAQTKDSQFRGYKKGRFSFNVKGGRCEACQGAGIIKIEMNFLPDVYVTCDVCKGKRYNRETLEVYYKGKNIDEVLNMSVDEAYNFFKNIPKLERKLKVLKDVGLGYIKLGQPATTLSGGEAQRVKLATELSKKSRGKTIYILDEPTTGLHFDDIKKLLEVLNKLVEKGNTVVIIEHNLDVIKIADYIIDIGPEGGNQGGEIIAIGTPEKIIKSKKSYTAKYLKKYLSK, from the coding sequence ATGAGTGATAAAATCATAATTAAAGGTGCTAGAGAACATAACTTAAAAAATATAAATATAGAAATTCCTAAAAATCAATTTGTTGTAATTACTGGAGTGAGTGGTAGTGGTAAATCAAGTTTAGCTTTTGATACCATTTATTCTGAGGGACAAAGAAGATACGTAGAAAGTCTATCCGCTTATGCTCGCCAATTTATTGGACAAATGCAAAAACCAGATATAGATAGTATCGAAGGACTTTCCCCTGCTATTTCTATAGAACAAAAAACTACTAATAAAAATCCTCGTTCTACCGTAGGAACAATTACTGAAATATATGACTATATGAGACTTTTATGGGCACATATAGGAGAACCTCATTGTCCTATATGTGGAAAAGGGGTTAAAGGTCAAAGTGTTCAAGAAATAGTTGATACAATTATTGAAACTAATAATGAAAAAGATAAAATGATAATACTAGCTCCTATTATAAAAGATAAAAAAGGAACTCATAAAAATTTATTTTTAAATTTATTAAAAAAAGGTTATGTTCGTGCAAGAGTAAATAATGAAATACTTTATCTTGAAGATAGTATTGAACTTGACAAAAATAAAAAACACAATATAGAAGTAGTTATTGATAGAATTATATTAAAAAAAGATGATAAAGAATTCTTACAAAGATTGACAAATGCTATTGAAACAGCTGTTGAATTAGCCGAAGGTAACGTTATTGCAAATATTAATGGCACTGATATTTTCTTTAGTGAAAACTTTACTTGTCCTGATCACAATATAAGTTTTCCTGAAATTAATCCTAGATTATTTTCTTTTAATGCTCCTTATGGTGCTTGTCCTGAGTGTAATGGTCTTGGGAAAAAATTAGAGGTAAATGAAGATTATCTTATAATTGACGAAAATCTTTCTTTAAATGAAGGAGCAGTTTATATTCCTGGTGCAAATAGTAAAAAAGGTTATGTATGGAATGTTTTTTATTCAATGACATTGGCTTTTAATATTGACTTAAATAAACCATTTAAAGATTTAACTAAAAGAGAAAAAGATATTATTTTTTATGGAACTAAAGAAAAAAAATTTAAAGTAAATTATGTTGGGGAAAATTTTTCTTATAACGGCATGAAATCTTTTGAAGGAATAGTAAAGAATATAGAAAGAAGATATTATGAAACTACTTCTGAAGCTATAAAAGAGGAAATTGAAAATAAGTATATGATAGAAAGAGTATGTAAAAAATGTAATGGAAAAAGATTAAAAGATGAAGTTCTATCTATACACATAAATAATAAAAATATTATGGACGTTTCTTTTATAAGTATAAGAGAATCCTTAAAGTTTTTTAAAGAGATTAAATTAACTCAAAAACAAAAACAAATAGCAAAAGAAATTTTAAAAGAAATAAAAGAAAGATTAAACTTTTTAGTAAATGTTGGATTAGACTATTTAATGCTTGCTCGAGAAACAAAAACTCTTTCCGGTGGTGAATCACAACGTATTAGATTAGCAACACAAATAGGTTCGGGACTTACTGGCGTTATTTATGTACTTGATGAACCTAGCATAGGATTACATCAAAGAGATAATGATAAACTATTAGGTACATTAAATAGACTTAAAAAATTAGGAAATACTCTTATTGTAGTAGAACACGATGAAGATACTATGCTTCAAGCTGATTATATTATAGATATGGGGCCTCATGCTGGTAAATATGGCGGAAATATCGTAGCTAAAGGTACTCCCGAAGAAATAATGAATAATGAAAGCTCAAAAACAGGGAAATATCTAAAAGGTGAAAACATTATAAAAGTTCCAGAAAAAAGAAGGGAACCTCTTGGATATATAGAATTAAAAGGCGCTAAAGGAAATAATTTAAAAAATATTAATGTTAAAATTCCTTTAGGAGTAATGACCCTTGTTACTGGAGTAAGTGGTAGTGGTAAATCTTCTTTAATTAATCAAACATTATATCCTATTTTATTTAATAAATTAAATAAAGGTAAACTTTATCCTCTAGAGTATAAAGAAATAATAGGAATAGAACATTTAAATAAAATAATTGATATTGACCAAAGTCCTATAGGAAGAACTCCTCGTTCAAATACTGCTACATATACTAAAATTTTTGATGAAATCCGTGATATATTTGCCCAAACAAAAGACTCTCAGTTTCGGGGATATAAAAAAGGAAGATTTTCTTTTAATGTAAAAGGTGGGCGATGTGAAGCGTGTCAAGGGGCTGGAATTATTAAAATAGAAATGAATTTCTTACCAGATGTATATGTAACTTGTGACGTATGTAAAGGAAAAAGATATAATAGAGAAACACTTGAAGTATATTATAAAGGAAAAAATATTGATGAAGTATTAAATATGAGCGTTGATGAAGCATATAATTTTTTTAAAAACATTCCAAAGTTAGAAAGAAAACTAAAAGTTTTAAAAGATGTAGGACTTGGATACATTAAACTTGGACAACCTGCTACTACTCTTTCTGGTGGTGAAGCACAAAGGGTAAAGTTAGCCACTGAACTTTCAAAAAAATCTAGAGGCAAAACAATTTATATATTAGATGAGCCCACTACTGGATTACATTTTGATGATATAAAAAAATTATTAGAAGTATTAAATAAACTTGTAGAAAAAGGAAATACCGTAGTTATCATAGAACATAATTTAGATGTTATAAAAATTGCCGATTATATAATTGATATAGGTCCTGAAGGTGGAAATCAAGGTGGAGAGATTATTGCAATAGGAACACCTGAAAAAATTATAAAATCTAAAAAAAGTTACACTGCTAAGTATTTAAAAAAATATCTCTCTAAATAA
- a CDS encoding alpha/beta hydrolase family protein: MNIKKNFIEDISCSIFYKNTTKKIPLVVVLHGYNGSKNNLEKRLNIGKKFANNGYYTVLYDAPNHGERNKYNIDNNHDMFFYLLKKNVVDLEKVINYFKKLENIDENKIFLTGISFGAMTIFKYISKYTVFASAPIVGCSNIDEFILHYNKNNIIKKIDKITTEIIENFNPFDNIIKNYNNHLIMINGKYDKIMPYHSNEKLYKTLKKKYNHNNNNSLLEFYLLDYGHFQNEEMFDIVIKKFNQILKIKNQ; the protein is encoded by the coding sequence TTGAATATAAAAAAAAATTTCATTGAAGATATATCTTGTAGTATTTTTTATAAAAATACTACAAAAAAAATACCTTTAGTCGTTGTTTTACATGGATATAACGGAAGTAAAAACAATTTAGAAAAAAGATTAAATATTGGAAAAAAATTTGCAAATAATGGATATTATACCGTGCTTTATGATGCACCAAATCATGGTGAACGAAATAAATACAATATAGACAATAATCATGATATGTTCTTTTATCTTTTGAAAAAAAATGTTGTTGATTTGGAAAAAGTAATTAATTATTTTAAAAAGTTAGAAAATATAGATGAAAATAAAATATTTCTTACAGGAATCTCTTTTGGTGCTATGACAATTTTTAAATATATTTCTAAATATACTGTTTTTGCTAGTGCTCCAATAGTAGGTTGCAGTAATATTGATGAATTCATATTACATTATAATAAAAATAATATAATAAAAAAAATTGATAAAATTACTACTGAAATAATCGAAAATTTTAATCCTTTTGATAATATAATAAAAAACTATAATAACCATTTAATAATGATAAATGGTAAATATGATAAAATAATGCCTTATCACTCTAATGAAAAACTTTATAAAACACTTAAAAAAAAGTATAATCATAATAATAATAACTCTTTATTAGAGTTTTATTTATTAGATTATGGTCATTTTCAAAACGAAGAAATGTTTGATATTGTAATCAAAAAGTTTAATCAAATATTAAAAATAAAAAATCAATAA
- a CDS encoding SDR family NAD(P)-dependent oxidoreductase, with the protein MKTALITGASSGIGKELAYIHAKNGGNLVLVARSKDKLENIKKDIESKYKVKVDIIIKDLSIQSSPFEIYNEVKEKKIDIEYLINNAGFGGIGYFHKRDLSKDLSMINVNIVALTALTHLFLQDFTKKNSGKILNVSSTASLLPGPLQAVYYATKSFVTSFSNALSQELKNTNITVTNLMPGATNTGFGKVSGMDKTILFNKTASAKKVALDGYNGMLRGKLDIVSGITFSQKIMFLLLPFTPKKLKLLSVFKMQQEIN; encoded by the coding sequence ATGAAAACAGCTTTAATTACAGGTGCAAGTAGTGGTATTGGTAAAGAATTAGCATATATTCATGCGAAAAATGGTGGTAATTTAGTTCTTGTGGCTAGAAGTAAAGATAAATTAGAAAATATAAAAAAAGATATTGAATCAAAATATAAAGTTAAAGTAGATATAATAATAAAAGATTTAAGTATCCAAAGTTCACCTTTTGAAATATATAATGAAGTAAAAGAAAAAAAAATTGATATTGAATATTTAATTAATAATGCTGGATTTGGCGGTATTGGATATTTTCATAAAAGGGATTTATCTAAAGATTTATCTATGATAAATGTAAATATAGTTGCACTTACTGCTCTTACACATTTATTTTTACAAGATTTCACTAAAAAAAATAGTGGTAAAATACTAAATGTTTCTTCTACTGCTAGTCTTTTACCTGGACCTTTACAAGCTGTATATTATGCAACAAAATCTTTTGTTACTTCATTTAGTAATGCACTTTCTCAAGAATTAAAAAATACAAATATTACAGTAACAAATCTAATGCCAGGCGCTACTAATACAGGGTTTGGAAAAGTTTCTGGCATGGATAAAACAATTTTATTTAACAAAACTGCTTCTGCTAAAAAAGTAGCGCTTGACGGATATAACGGTATGCTTCGTGGTAAATTAGATATAGTTTCTGGTATTACATTTTCTCAAAAAATCATGTTTTTACTTCTTCCATTTACTCCAAAAAAATTAAAACTTCTTTCTGTATTTAAAATGCAACAAGAAATAAATTAA
- a CDS encoding response regulator — protein sequence MYTILHIDSSYFFRKIFKDKFESEGINYIGVSSLSEARNELMYDPKINIILTAVEFEDENIEEFIYELSDSKYKNIPIFVITGNTSTQKRIEIFNLGIVDYILKNTPIDEIVENILAFTRESELLQELRKAKIAVLDDSKFEIMRLEDIFKANNIKNIDFYTEIEDLENSNKQYDIYLIDMVLKNRSGEDMILKIRENNKYCPIIAVSSIANAKTISHVLLTGANDYIVKPYVQEVLLARMEIALRNYLVIKEFLK from the coding sequence TTGTATACAATATTACATATTGATTCTAGTTATTTTTTTAGAAAAATTTTTAAAGATAAATTTGAAAGCGAGGGTATAAATTATATTGGTGTCTCATCTCTTTCAGAAGCAAGAAATGAACTTATGTATGATCCTAAAATAAATATTATATTAACAGCAGTAGAATTCGAAGACGAAAATATAGAAGAATTTATATATGAATTAAGTGATAGTAAATATAAAAATATACCTATTTTTGTTATAACTGGAAATACTTCTACACAAAAAAGAATAGAGATTTTTAATTTAGGTATTGTTGATTATATATTAAAAAATACTCCTATTGATGAAATTGTAGAAAATATTTTAGCTTTTACTCGTGAATCAGAACTTTTACAAGAACTTCGAAAAGCAAAAATTGCTGTTTTAGATGATAGTAAATTTGAAATAATGAGACTAGAAGATATATTTAAAGCAAATAATATTAAAAATATAGATTTTTATACTGAGATTGAAGATTTAGAAAATTCTAATAAACAATACGATATTTATCTTATTGATATGGTATTAAAAAATCGTTCTGGTGAAGATATGATACTTAAAATAAGAGAAAATAATAAGTATTGCCCAATAATAGCAGTATCTTCTATAGCAAATGCTAAAACTATATCACATGTATTATTAACTGGTGCAAATGATTATATTGTAAAACCTTACGTTCAAGAGGTTTTACTTGCTAGAATGGAAATAGCTCTTCGTAATTATCTTGTTATAAAGGAGTTCCTTAAATAA